One genomic segment of Ancylobacter sp. IITR112 includes these proteins:
- a CDS encoding MFS transporter — protein sequence MRSERLVPLIVACALFMEQLDSTVIATSLPAIAADLREDPISLKLALTSYLLSLAVFIPASGWFADRFGSRTVFRAAIALFTAGSLLCGMAHSLPDFVAYRILQGMGGAMMVPVGRLVILRTVPKEELVSALAWLTIPALLGPVIGPPLGGFITTYFDWRYIFFLNLPIGILGFALVSRFIPDIREPDVPPFDLKGMLLSGLGLAGLVFGFALLGQHAVSPSLAVAVIAVGAVAMAFYIRHARRTVKPILDLALLKIPTFFAGVVGASLFRVGIGALPFLLPLLLQLGFGLTPFASGMITFASAAGAMTMKFTAAPIIRAFGFRRVLVVNCVIAAAFIAVGALFRPGMPYLALVGALLLGGFFRSLQFTSTNALSYADIPAEAMSRATSFASVAQQVAISTGVAVAALVLDALRGWRGDGTIALSDFSVAFLVVAGIAVCSVFFFLRLPPNAGAELAQRRVKPAQMAGPPGEMGSAG from the coding sequence GTGCGCTCCGAACGTCTCGTCCCGCTCATCGTCGCCTGCGCACTGTTCATGGAGCAGCTCGATTCGACCGTGATCGCCACCTCGCTGCCGGCCATCGCCGCCGATCTGCGCGAAGATCCGATCTCGCTGAAGCTGGCGCTGACCTCCTATCTGCTGAGCCTTGCCGTGTTCATCCCCGCGAGCGGCTGGTTCGCCGACCGATTCGGTTCGCGCACCGTGTTTCGCGCCGCCATCGCCCTGTTCACCGCCGGCTCGCTGCTGTGCGGAATGGCGCATTCGCTGCCGGATTTCGTCGCCTACCGCATCCTGCAAGGCATGGGCGGGGCGATGATGGTGCCGGTCGGCCGGCTGGTCATCCTGCGCACTGTACCGAAGGAAGAGCTCGTCTCGGCGCTCGCCTGGCTCACCATTCCCGCCCTGCTGGGGCCGGTGATCGGCCCGCCGCTCGGTGGCTTCATCACCACCTATTTCGACTGGCGCTACATCTTCTTCCTCAACCTGCCGATCGGCATTCTCGGTTTCGCGCTGGTCAGCCGCTTCATTCCGGACATTCGCGAGCCCGATGTGCCGCCCTTCGATCTCAAGGGCATGTTGCTGTCGGGGCTCGGGCTGGCCGGCCTCGTCTTCGGCTTCGCGCTGCTGGGCCAGCACGCCGTTTCGCCTTCCCTTGCGGTCGCGGTCATCGCGGTGGGCGCGGTGGCGATGGCGTTCTACATCCGCCACGCCCGGCGCACGGTGAAGCCGATCCTCGACCTCGCCCTCCTGAAGATCCCCACCTTCTTCGCCGGCGTGGTCGGCGCCTCGCTGTTCCGGGTCGGCATCGGCGCCCTGCCCTTCCTGCTGCCGCTGTTGCTGCAGCTCGGCTTCGGCCTCACCCCCTTCGCCTCCGGCATGATCACCTTCGCCTCGGCGGCGGGGGCGATGACGATGAAATTCACCGCCGCCCCCATCATCCGCGCCTTCGGCTTCCGCCGCGTGCTGGTGGTGAACTGCGTCATCGCGGCGGCGTTCATCGCGGTGGGAGCGCTGTTCCGGCCCGGCATGCCCTATCTCGCGCTGGTGGGCGCGCTGCTGCTGGGCGGCTTTTTCCGCTCGCTGCAATTCACCAGCACCAATGCGCTCTCTTATGCCGACATCCCCGCCGAGGCGATGAGCCGGGCCACCAGCTTCGCCAGCGTGGCGCAGCAGGTGGCGATTTCCACCGGGGTGGCGGTGGCGGCGCTGGTACTGGACGCGCTGCGCGGCTGGCGCGGCGACGGCACCATCGCGCTCAGCGATTTCAGCGTCGCTTTCCTCGTCGTGGCGGGGATCGCAGTGTGCTCGGTGTTCTTCTTCCTCCGCCTGCCGCCCAATGCCGGCGCGGAACTGGCGCAGAGGCGGGTGAAGCCGGCGCAGATGGCCGGACCGCCGGGGGAGATGGGGAGTGCGGGCTGA
- a CDS encoding Ppx/GppA phosphatase family protein → MVDETQIWAGERVAETSAVDERPSARPRQAGSAHGAPAGTASRDARSAARPRNTDPCYAALDLGTNNCRLLVARPTGSGFRVVDAFSRIVRLGEGLIGSGRLGEAAMDRAVEALKVCASKIEARHIVDRRLIATEACRSAVNGADFISRVRRETGLELEIVDRETEARLAASGCTPLVDPTSDGAVLFDIGGGSTEVVWLDRVETRDGGPPAAVIRAWVSVPLGVVTVAERHGGVKVTRDDFEAMVNEFTPHLTGFVKAVGPHNCGRLHLLGTSGTVTTIAGVHLDLPRYDRSQVDGTWLGAEQVRVVVDRLLAMPFAERAANPCIGAERADLVLAGCAILESVRRAFPCDRLRVADRGLREGILVELMRADGVWRSRAGAST, encoded by the coding sequence ATGGTCGACGAGACCCAGATTTGGGCCGGAGAGCGGGTAGCGGAAACGTCGGCCGTCGATGAGAGGCCTTCTGCGCGTCCGCGCCAGGCCGGGTCGGCCCATGGTGCCCCCGCCGGTACGGCCAGCCGTGACGCGCGATCGGCGGCGCGTCCGCGCAACACGGATCCCTGTTATGCCGCGCTGGACCTCGGCACCAATAATTGCCGGCTTCTGGTCGCCCGCCCCACCGGCAGCGGGTTTCGCGTCGTGGATGCCTTCTCGCGCATTGTCCGGTTGGGTGAGGGGCTGATCGGCTCCGGCCGCCTCGGCGAGGCGGCGATGGATCGTGCGGTGGAGGCGCTGAAAGTCTGCGCGTCGAAGATCGAGGCGCGGCACATTGTCGACCGCCGGCTGATCGCCACAGAAGCCTGCCGCTCGGCGGTGAATGGCGCGGACTTCATCAGCCGGGTCCGGCGCGAGACCGGGCTCGAGCTTGAAATCGTCGACCGAGAGACCGAAGCGCGCCTCGCCGCTTCCGGCTGCACGCCGCTGGTCGACCCCACCTCCGATGGGGCGGTGCTTTTCGACATTGGCGGCGGCTCGACCGAGGTGGTGTGGCTGGACCGGGTGGAAACCCGCGATGGCGGCCCGCCGGCCGCGGTGATCCGCGCCTGGGTGTCGGTGCCGCTCGGCGTCGTCACGGTGGCCGAGCGCCATGGCGGCGTGAAGGTGACACGCGACGATTTCGAAGCCATGGTCAATGAGTTCACGCCGCACCTCACCGGCTTTGTGAAGGCGGTGGGACCGCATAATTGCGGCCGGCTGCATCTTTTGGGTACATCCGGCACGGTGACGACGATTGCCGGTGTGCATCTCGACCTGCCGCGCTATGACCGCTCGCAGGTGGATGGCACCTGGCTCGGCGCCGAGCAGGTGCGGGTCGTGGTCGACCGGCTGCTGGCCATGCCCTTCGCCGAGCGCGCCGCCAATCCCTGCATCGGCGCTGAACGTGCCGATCTGGTACTGGCAGGCTGCGCGATTTTGGAATCGGTGCGCCGGGCCTTTCCCTGCGACCGTCTGCGTGTCGCCGATCGCGGCCTGCGGGAAGGAATATTGGTGGAACTGATGCGTGCCGATGGTGTGTGGCGGTCGAGGGCCGGAGCCTCGACGTGA
- a CDS encoding RlmE family RNA methyltransferase, giving the protein MIDKPQAGKGGEARPLKVRLKKARSLSSSSQKWLQRQLNDPYVARAKREGWRSRAAFKLIEIDDKLKILKPGMRVVDLGAAPGGWSQVAAKKLKLEEGRGKIVAIDLLEIDPIAGVDFAQMDFLKDEAPEQLKAMLGGEADLVMSDMAANTTGHRATDHLRIVGLVELAIDFARQVLAPGGCFIAKVFQGGTEGTLLADLKRDFTAVRHIKPQASRADSAELYVVATGFRRRGVLDPTRSS; this is encoded by the coding sequence GTGATTGACAAGCCCCAGGCCGGCAAGGGCGGTGAGGCACGGCCGCTCAAGGTGCGGCTGAAGAAAGCCCGCTCGCTCAGCTCCTCCTCGCAGAAATGGCTGCAGCGCCAGCTCAACGATCCCTATGTCGCGCGCGCCAAGCGCGAGGGCTGGCGCTCGCGTGCCGCCTTCAAGCTGATCGAGATCGACGACAAGCTGAAGATCCTGAAGCCCGGCATGCGCGTGGTCGATCTCGGCGCCGCCCCCGGCGGGTGGAGCCAGGTCGCGGCGAAGAAGCTGAAGCTGGAGGAGGGGCGCGGCAAGATCGTCGCCATCGACCTTTTGGAGATCGACCCGATCGCCGGCGTCGACTTCGCCCAGATGGACTTCCTCAAGGACGAGGCGCCCGAGCAGCTCAAGGCGATGCTCGGCGGCGAGGCCGACCTCGTCATGTCCGACATGGCCGCCAACACAACCGGGCACAGGGCGACCGACCATTTGCGCATCGTCGGGCTGGTGGAACTCGCCATCGACTTCGCCCGCCAGGTGCTGGCGCCTGGCGGCTGCTTCATCGCCAAGGTGTTTCAGGGCGGCACGGAAGGCACGTTGCTGGCGGACCTGAAGCGCGACTTCACCGCCGTGCGTCACATCAAGCCGCAGGCGAGCCGGGCGGATTCGGCGGAACTCTATGTGGTGGCGACGGGCTTCCGACGGCGAGGGGTACTAGACCCTACACGTTCATCCTAA